One genomic window of Candidatus Methylomirabilota bacterium includes the following:
- a CDS encoding TCP-1/cpn60 chaperonin family protein, translated as MAKQILFQEEARAALLRGVNIMSHAVKATLGPKGRNVVIDKKFGSPTITKDGVTVAKEIELKESSENMGAQMLKEVASKTSDVAGDGTTTATLLAQAIFREGLKNVTAGANPMGLKRGIEQAVEKVVDELKNMTKSTKDKKEIAQVATIAANNDKTIGNLIAEAMEKVGKDGVITVEEAKAMETTLEVVEGMQF; from the coding sequence ATGGCCAAGCAGATCCTGTTCCAAGAGGAAGCCCGCGCCGCGCTGTTGCGCGGCGTCAACATCATGTCACACGCCGTGAAGGCCACCCTGGGCCCGAAGGGCCGGAACGTGGTCATCGACAAGAAGTTCGGGAGCCCCACCATCACCAAGGACGGCGTCACCGTGGCCAAGGAGATCGAGCTGAAGGAGTCCTCCGAGAACATGGGGGCCCAGATGCTGAAGGAAGTGGCCTCCAAGACCTCGGACGTGGCCGGCGACGGGACCACGACCGCGACCCTCCTGGCCCAGGCCATCTTCCGCGAGGGGTTGAAGAACGTGACCGCCGGCGCCAATCCCATGGGCCTCAAGCGGGGCATCGAGCAGGCGGTGGAGAAGGTCGTCGACGAGCTCAAGAACATGACCAAGTCGACCAAGGACAAGAAGGAGATCGCCCAGGTCGCGACGATCGCGGCCAACAACGACAAGACGATCGGCAACCTGATCGCCGAGGCCATGGAGAAGGTCGGCAAGGACGGCGTCATCACGGTGGAAGAGGCCAAGGCGATGGAGACCACCCTCGAGGTCGTCGAGGGGATGCAGTTCG